A single genomic interval of Staphylococcus hyicus harbors:
- a CDS encoding YlxQ family RNA-binding protein produces the protein MKQPLLNFLGLAMRAGKVKSGESVILTEIKKQRLYLVLIASDASENTIKTLTNKCKSYHIPYRLISNRYELGEAVGKEARVNIGITDQGFAKKLISMIDE, from the coding sequence ATGAAACAACCATTACTAAATTTTTTAGGACTTGCAATGCGCGCGGGTAAAGTAAAAAGTGGCGAAAGTGTCATTCTAACGGAAATTAAGAAACAACGACTTTACCTAGTGCTTATCGCAAGTGACGCATCAGAAAATACAATAAAAACACTGACGAATAAATGTAAAAGTTATCACATTCCGTATCGCTTGATTAGTAACCGCTATGAGCTGGGTGAAGCGGTTGGGAAAGAAGCACGGGTTAATATCGGCATCACCGATCAAGGTTTCGCAAAGAAATTAATTTCTATGATCGATGAATAA
- the rnpM gene encoding RNase P modulator RnpM, translating to MKKRKIPMRKCILSNEMKPKKDMIRVVQNKEGEISADATGKKQGRGAYVSKDVTLIEKAQASQKLEQFFKASQDELAPVYKEIIRLIYREEIPTK from the coding sequence TTGAAAAAACGTAAAATTCCTATGCGTAAATGTATTTTATCGAATGAAATGAAACCTAAAAAAGATATGATACGTGTGGTTCAAAATAAAGAAGGCGAAATTTCTGCAGATGCCACGGGAAAAAAACAAGGACGTGGTGCCTATGTATCAAAAGATGTTACCCTTATTGAAAAAGCACAAGCTTCACAAAAACTAGAACAGTTTTTTAAAGCATCTCAAGATGAATTAGCGCCAGTATATAAAGAAATTATCCGCTTAATTTATAGGGAAGAGATTCCAACAAAATGA